Proteins from a single region of Chloroherpeton thalassium ATCC 35110:
- a CDS encoding TetR/AcrR family transcriptional regulator, translated as MENEGATEERIFSAARTVFQKRGFNGTRMQDIADEAGINKALLHYYYRSKDNLFEAVLNEALTRIGPKLFAYLEDDIPLEEKVEKFVVNYIETVSKHPFIPGFIMHEIHTNRERLTRFLSTQVRAFIKLDKVREQLDEGIRDGKYREISAEQFFIHIFSLCAFPFAARPTLQAILSLDDATYQNILDERKKEIPKLILNAIKK; from the coding sequence ATGGAAAATGAAGGGGCCACCGAAGAGCGGATTTTCAGCGCAGCACGCACGGTGTTTCAAAAGCGTGGATTTAATGGCACAAGAATGCAGGACATTGCCGATGAAGCGGGAATAAACAAAGCGCTTTTGCATTATTATTATCGTAGCAAAGACAATCTGTTTGAAGCCGTTTTAAACGAAGCCTTGACCCGAATTGGGCCCAAGCTATTTGCTTACTTGGAAGATGATATTCCACTTGAGGAAAAGGTGGAAAAATTTGTCGTAAACTACATTGAAACGGTCTCCAAACACCCGTTCATTCCTGGCTTTATCATGCACGAAATCCACACGAATCGGGAGCGTTTGACGCGATTTTTGAGCACACAGGTGCGGGCGTTTATTAAACTGGATAAAGTTCGGGAGCAGCTTGATGAAGGCATTCGAGATGGAAAATATCGTGAAATTTCTGCTGAACAGTTTTTCATACATATTTTTTCACTTTGTGCGTTTCCTTTCGCGGCCCGCCCCACTCTTCAAGCGATTTTGAGCTTGGATGATGCTACTTATCAGAACATTTTGGACGAACGAAAAAAAGAGATTCCGAAACTCATTCTTAACGCGATAAAAAAATGA
- a CDS encoding TolC family protein, which yields MRRILIFFLTNFLFLTEAMASDTLQLETCYKFAEQKYPLSKKIRQKERIEELKQGILTSYFLPQVSLNSKATYQSQLLELPFTIPGAESMEFYKDNYEVSLNVEQLVFDGGSVAAQKDIAELEKELAVQNVAVDLHALHEKVNDAYFAILLADTRKSSLELLKKELQAKLAIVESQVRNGLATESNADILKAELLKTNQNLIETDDDRKAAGKVLEEYIDLPITKNTRFGLPKPAYKPNKKNENNRPEYKAFALSRDLLEGYDDLYSAEYYPKLSGFFEYAYGRPSLNVFETDFKSYFIAGVQAKWTLWNWRRTDRNREVLQIQKKQSEADEETFSKNLSIAVYKSQSEIEKLEALLKTDREIIDLRERISDQASSKLDNGLITATDYLTDLNAKIQAQLTMNIHQIQLVKAKVQYLNIIGDM from the coding sequence ATGAGGCGCATACTAATTTTTTTCCTAACCAATTTCCTTTTCCTGACAGAGGCAATGGCAAGCGATACGCTTCAGCTGGAAACTTGCTACAAGTTTGCCGAACAGAAGTATCCATTAAGCAAAAAAATTCGTCAGAAAGAAAGGATTGAGGAGCTGAAGCAAGGAATCCTAACGAGTTATTTTTTACCACAAGTCTCTCTAAATAGCAAAGCCACGTATCAATCACAATTGCTCGAATTACCATTTACAATTCCTGGAGCAGAATCAATGGAATTTTATAAAGATAATTATGAAGTTTCATTGAATGTGGAGCAGCTTGTGTTTGATGGAGGCTCGGTTGCGGCACAAAAAGACATTGCCGAATTGGAAAAAGAGCTGGCCGTGCAAAATGTGGCGGTTGATCTGCACGCGCTTCATGAAAAAGTCAACGATGCGTACTTTGCCATTTTGCTTGCCGATACGCGAAAAAGCTCGCTGGAACTGCTCAAAAAAGAGCTACAAGCCAAGCTGGCAATCGTGGAATCGCAAGTACGAAACGGCTTAGCGACCGAAAGCAACGCCGATATTTTAAAAGCCGAACTGCTGAAAACAAACCAAAATCTGATCGAAACCGACGACGACCGCAAGGCTGCTGGAAAAGTGCTTGAAGAGTACATCGACCTTCCAATTACCAAAAATACAAGGTTTGGTTTGCCCAAACCGGCTTATAAGCCTAACAAAAAAAATGAAAATAATCGTCCAGAATACAAAGCTTTTGCACTTTCGCGCGATCTGCTCGAAGGCTACGACGACCTCTACTCGGCGGAGTATTATCCAAAATTAAGCGGATTTTTCGAGTATGCTTATGGCCGCCCCAGTTTAAACGTTTTCGAAACAGACTTTAAAAGCTACTTTATAGCTGGCGTTCAAGCCAAATGGACGCTTTGGAATTGGCGACGCACCGACCGCAACCGCGAAGTGCTTCAAATTCAAAAAAAGCAATCAGAAGCCGATGAAGAAACGTTCTCAAAAAATCTCTCTATTGCCGTTTATAAAAGCCAAAGCGAAATAGAAAAGTTGGAAGCCTTGCTAAAAACCGATAGGGAAATTATTGATTTGCGAGAACGCATTTCCGATCAAGCTTCCAGCAAACTCGATAATGGTCTCATTACAGCTACCGATTACCTAACGGATCTAAACGCAAAAATCCAAGCTCAACTAACCATGAACATTCATCAGATTCAACTGGTGAAAGCCAAAGTTCAATACCTAAACATAATTGGAGATATGTGA
- a CDS encoding DUF2147 domain-containing protein — MKTLKIALLFFVISLFAKTTLAQEFHADDVLGIWYNDEKTAKIEMYKEDEKYHGKIVWLKNPIDTATGNPKVDKNNPDEALRQRPIVGLVLIKNFIFDEDEWEDGEIYDPKNGKTYSCYMVLETPNKLRVRGFIGISLLGRTTYWTRVEDK; from the coding sequence ATGAAAACGCTCAAAATCGCCTTGCTTTTTTTCGTCATCTCGCTGTTTGCTAAAACAACTTTGGCTCAGGAATTTCATGCCGACGATGTGTTAGGGATTTGGTATAACGATGAAAAAACAGCGAAAATTGAGATGTACAAAGAAGACGAGAAATATCATGGAAAAATTGTGTGGCTAAAAAATCCGATTGACACAGCCACCGGCAACCCGAAAGTAGATAAAAACAATCCCGATGAAGCCTTGCGCCAACGGCCAATTGTTGGTTTGGTGCTGATCAAAAATTTCATTTTTGATGAAGATGAATGGGAAGACGGCGAAATTTACGACCCAAAAAACGGGAAAACCTATTCATGCTACATGGTTTTGGAGACACCTAACAAACTTCGCGTGCGCGGCTTCATCGGCATTTCGCTTCTCGGAAGAACCACTTATTGGACGCGGGTTGAGGACAAATGA
- a CDS encoding HlyD family secretion protein gives MTKRPVFQFFLFALAMLLLHGCGNNGKSDAYGNFESTEILISAEGNGNLMRFDIEEGKKLQAGAVVGYIDTVQLSLKRRELAMRRQSLSAQISSVLSEIAVLEEEKSISEKERERYERLVTDKAVPTKQLDDINDKIAVTEKRIRATETQNANILGQVRAMDAQIAQLDDQIRRCVIRNPIDGVVLTKYAEPHELTAVGKPLYKIADLNTMFLRVYVSGDMLPKVKIGQKVEVLIDKTDTENQALAGEVSWISDKVEFTPKIIQTKDERVSMVYAVKIKLQNDGSLKIGMPGEANFK, from the coding sequence ATGACCAAGCGGCCTGTTTTTCAATTTTTTCTTTTTGCTCTTGCCATGCTCCTGCTTCACGGATGCGGAAATAATGGCAAGTCGGACGCGTATGGCAACTTTGAATCGACTGAAATTTTGATTTCCGCTGAAGGCAATGGCAATTTGATGCGGTTTGACATTGAAGAAGGCAAAAAATTGCAGGCGGGCGCGGTGGTTGGCTACATCGATACCGTGCAACTTTCATTAAAGCGCCGAGAGCTTGCTATGCGTCGCCAATCGCTCAGTGCGCAAATTAGCAGCGTTCTCTCAGAAATTGCGGTGCTTGAAGAAGAGAAATCGATTTCTGAAAAAGAACGGGAGCGTTACGAGCGACTGGTGACGGATAAAGCCGTTCCAACCAAACAGCTCGACGATATCAATGATAAAATCGCTGTGACGGAAAAGCGCATTCGTGCTACCGAAACGCAGAACGCAAATATTTTAGGACAGGTTCGGGCTATGGACGCGCAAATTGCGCAGCTGGATGATCAAATCCGGCGCTGCGTGATTCGGAACCCGATTGATGGCGTGGTACTTACAAAATACGCTGAGCCGCACGAGCTAACCGCTGTCGGAAAACCGCTTTACAAAATTGCTGATTTAAACACCATGTTTTTGCGTGTCTATGTTAGCGGCGATATGCTCCCGAAGGTTAAAATTGGGCAAAAAGTGGAGGTACTAATTGATAAGACCGACACAGAAAACCAGGCATTGGCAGGCGAAGTGAGTTGGATTTCCGATAAAGTGGAGTTCACGCCGAAAATTATCCAGACCAAAGACGAGCGCGTGAGCATGGTTTATGCCGTGAAAATCAAGCTGCAAAATGACGGCTCGCTTAAAATCGGCATGCCCGGTGAAGCTAATTTCAAATAG